From a single Ischnura elegans chromosome 7, ioIscEleg1.1, whole genome shotgun sequence genomic region:
- the LOC124163092 gene encoding protein sprouty, with product MAQHGGTAYLADAHPSSTPAAETLVGPTIAGPRPVAALAALSPASRARRVPPPPPEGVSLEAPRLDGDRVNNEYVETPFRPPNHPPPAAALRRVPSSAPDAPRRGPGLARRTVAPEAPRPAPGKTAPITKQPTASPPLLPTAAAATFTKEGPRGIPRHGAAASAAECAVLSRDGAALPGASIMCNECNRCRCEACRSPRPLPSAWLCRDACFCSAETTVDYASCLCCVKGMFYHCGGKEGYEGGSGATSCADDPCSCAPPRRCLRWACLCALTACLPCLLCYWPLRGVAGAVERCYGRYASTGCRCQPRTTSAGGAGGPLGSRGAGGDLTPEKRLLASSPDF from the coding sequence ATGGCCCAACATGGCGGCACGGCGTACCTCGCGGACGCCCACCCCTCGTCGACGCCGGCGGCGGAGACGCTGGTGGGGCCCACGATCGCCGGCCCCCGCCCCGTCGCCGCCCTAGCCGCGCTCTCCCCCGCCTCCCGGGCGCGCCGCGTGCCCCCGCCGCCCCCGGAAGGCGTCTCGCTCGAGGCCCCCAGGCTGGACGGCGACCGAGTCAACAACGAGTACGTGGAGACGCCCTTCCGGCCTCCCAACCACCCGCCCCCGGCCGCCGCACTCCGCCGCGTCCCCTCCTCGGCCCCCGACGCGCCTCGCCGGGGGCCGGGCCTCGCGCGGAGGACCGTCGCCCCCGAGGCACCCCGGCCCGCCCCCGGGAAGACCGCTCCCATCACCAAGCAACCCACGGCCTCCCCGCCCCTCCTGCCCACCGCGGCCGCCGCCACCTTCACCAAGGAGGGCCCCAGGGGCATCCCGCGGCACGGCGCGGCCGCGTCCGCCGCCGAGTGCGCCGTGCTGTCGCGGGACGGCGCCGCGCTGCCGGGCGCCTCCATCATGTGCAACGAATGCAACCGGTGCCGGTGCGAGGCGTGCCGCTCCCCGCGCCCGCTTCCCTCGGCCTGGCTCTGCCGGGACGCGTGCTTCTGCTCCGCCGAGACGACGGTGGACTACGCGTCGTGCCTGTGCTGCGTCAAGGGCATGTTCTACCACTGCGGCGGCAAGGAGGGCTACGAGGGGGGCAGCGGGGCCACCTCGTGCGCCGACGATCCCTGTTCCTGCGCCCCGCCGAGGCGATGCCTTCGCTGGGCGTGTCTCTGCGCCCTGACCGCCTGCCTGCCCTGCCTGCTGTGCTACTGGCCGCTGAGGGGCGTGGCGGGTGCGGTGGAGCGGTGCTACGGCAGGTACGCGAGCACCGGGTGCCGCTGCCAGCCGAGGACGACGTCCGCGGGGGGTGCGGGAGGCCCCCTGGGGTCGCGGGGGGCCGGAGGAGACCTCACCCCCGAGAAGAGACTGCTCGCCTCCAGCCCCGACTTCTGA